In Phaeobacter gallaeciensis DSM 26640, a genomic segment contains:
- a CDS encoding cob(I)yrinic acid a,c-diamide adenosyltransferase, giving the protein MVVLNKIYTRTGDKGDTALGNGDRVAKHSARVNAYGTSDELNAFVGVARLEAKDEMDAALARIQNDLFDLGADLCRPEMDKDADADYPPLRIADAQVSRLETEIDAMNAELSPLRSFVLPGGAALSAHLHVCRTVARRAERLATDLATQEDINPAAVTYLNRLSDWFFVASRAANDNGARDVLWVPGANR; this is encoded by the coding sequence ATGGTCGTATTGAACAAGATCTACACCCGCACCGGTGACAAGGGGGACACCGCGCTTGGCAATGGCGACCGAGTGGCCAAACATTCCGCGCGGGTGAATGCCTATGGCACGTCGGATGAGCTGAACGCCTTTGTCGGAGTGGCCCGGCTTGAGGCCAAGGATGAGATGGACGCCGCGCTGGCCCGCATCCAGAACGACCTTTTTGATCTTGGCGCAGATCTGTGCCGACCGGAAATGGACAAGGACGCTGATGCTGACTACCCGCCCCTGCGGATTGCCGATGCGCAGGTCTCGCGGTTGGAAACGGAAATCGATGCGATGAACGCGGAACTCTCGCCGCTGCGCAGCTTCGTGCTGCCGGGCGGGGCTGCACTCTCCGCGCATCTGCATGTCTGCCGTACTGTGGCGCGACGTGCCGAACGTTTAGCGACCGACTTAGCGACGCAGGAGGACATCAATCCGGCGGCGGTGACCTATCTCAACCGGCTCTCGGACTGGTTCTTCGTCGCATCGCGCGCGGCCAACGACAATGGGGCACGCGATGTTCTGTGGGTGCCTGGCGCTAATCGCTAG
- a CDS encoding SDR family NAD(P)-dependent oxidoreductase: protein MQKTILMTGCSSGIGLDAAHGMRERGWTVFASCRQRVDCDRLRAQGFISPLMDYTNAETLRSGLGEVLAHTGGTLDVLFNNGAHGLPGAVEDVSTEGLRSIFESNVFGWHELTRNVIPVMRAQGHGRIVQNSSILGFVSFPWRGAYVATKHAIEGLTDTMRVELRDSGIKVVLIEPGPVTSKIREKAIPHFEKYVDWENSALRDRYEASLLKRLYESTGPDRFELPASAVTAKLVHACESKRPHPRYYVTVPTHIGGVLKRILTTRAIDRILARLR from the coding sequence ATGCAAAAAACGATCCTGATGACAGGCTGCTCCTCCGGGATCGGGCTGGACGCGGCGCATGGGATGCGCGAACGGGGCTGGACTGTTTTTGCCTCCTGCCGTCAACGCGTCGATTGCGACAGGCTGCGTGCCCAAGGGTTCATCAGCCCATTGATGGATTACACAAATGCTGAAACACTCCGCAGCGGTTTGGGCGAGGTGCTAGCGCACACCGGCGGCACACTGGATGTGCTGTTCAACAACGGTGCCCATGGCCTGCCCGGCGCGGTTGAGGATGTTTCCACCGAGGGGCTGCGCAGCATTTTTGAAAGCAATGTCTTTGGCTGGCACGAACTGACCCGCAACGTCATCCCGGTGATGCGTGCGCAGGGCCATGGTCGCATCGTGCAGAATTCCTCGATCCTCGGCTTCGTGAGCTTCCCATGGCGCGGGGCCTACGTCGCCACCAAACACGCCATAGAGGGCCTAACCGACACCATGCGGGTTGAACTGCGCGACAGCGGTATCAAAGTGGTGTTGATCGAACCTGGCCCTGTTACATCGAAGATCCGCGAAAAGGCCATTCCGCATTTCGAAAAATACGTCGATTGGGAAAATTCCGCCCTGCGTGACCGCTATGAGGCGAGCCTGCTGAAACGTCTCTACGAGAGCACCGGGCCAGACAGGTTTGAGCTCCCGGCCTCAGCTGTTACAGCCAAGCTGGTTCATGCCTGCGAGAGCAAACGCCCGCATCCGCGTTACTATGTCACCGTACCGACCCATATTGGCGGTGTGCTAAAACGCATCCTGACAACACGCGCGATTGACCGCATCCTCGCGCGACTTAGATAG
- the parC gene encoding DNA topoisomerase IV subunit A: MTDLVDDQDTPDSPASGEILEPLRRAIGERYLTYALSTIMHRALPDARDGLKPVHRRILYAMSRLRLTSTGGFLKSAKISGDTMGDFHPHGDAAIYDAMARLAQDFNVRYPLVDGQGNFGNIDGDNPAASRYTEARMTFVAEAMLEGLSENAVDFRDNYDGRLTEPAVLPATFPNILANGAAGIAVGMATNIPPHNISELIDACLHLIKTPDARDDTLLNYVPGPDFPTGGIIVEPKENIAKAYNTGRGSFRLRCTHEVEDLGRGQWQIVITEIPYQVQKSKLIEKIAELIQTKKIPILGDVRDESAEDIRIILEPKSKNVDPEVLMNMMFRNSDLEIRFSLNMNVLIDGVTPKVCSMKEVLRAFLDHRRDVLQRRSQHRMDKIDHRLEVLEGFIIAFLNLDRVIDIIRYDDDPKAALMREDWSLDHPRAYTEADYISPAIGAGELSEVQAEAILNMRLRSLRRLEEIELVRERDALRDERAGLVELLASEDLQWSRIAEQLKDTKKQFGKTYEGGPRRTRFAEAGEVEEVPLEAMIDREPITVVCSQMGWIRAMTGHIDLGRELKFKDGDGPRFIFHAETTDRLLVFASNGRFYTISASNLPGGRGMGEPLRLMVDLPNEVEIVDILIHNPEGRLLVASDAGNGFICAEKDIVAQTRSGKQVLNVKDDDRAKICIPVTGDHVAVVSENGKFLVFAVEEMPELTRGKGVRLQKYNMARGKQGSLELDGGLSDVTTFNWDDGLSWEMGGGKTRHETDLGQWLGKRAGIGKRPPYGFPRNYKFK; this comes from the coding sequence ATGACCGACCTGGTAGATGATCAAGACACCCCCGATTCCCCCGCATCCGGAGAAATACTGGAACCGTTGCGCCGCGCGATTGGCGAGCGTTACCTGACCTATGCTCTCAGCACCATTATGCACCGGGCATTGCCCGATGCGCGTGATGGCCTGAAACCGGTGCATCGCCGCATTCTCTACGCCATGAGCCGCTTGCGACTCACCTCCACCGGAGGGTTTCTGAAATCGGCCAAGATTTCCGGCGACACCATGGGGGATTTCCACCCTCACGGGGATGCTGCGATTTATGATGCTATGGCGCGTCTGGCGCAGGACTTTAACGTCCGCTACCCGCTGGTTGATGGTCAGGGTAACTTTGGCAACATTGACGGCGATAACCCTGCGGCCTCGCGCTATACCGAGGCGCGGATGACCTTTGTCGCCGAGGCGATGCTGGAGGGTCTGAGCGAAAACGCCGTTGATTTCCGCGATAACTACGATGGACGACTGACCGAACCGGCGGTACTGCCTGCGACGTTCCCGAATATCCTTGCCAATGGGGCGGCCGGTATCGCCGTGGGCATGGCAACCAATATCCCGCCGCACAACATCAGCGAACTGATCGATGCCTGTCTGCATCTGATCAAGACCCCTGATGCGCGCGATGATACTTTGCTGAACTATGTGCCCGGCCCGGATTTCCCAACGGGGGGCATCATCGTCGAGCCTAAGGAAAACATCGCCAAGGCCTACAATACCGGTCGTGGTTCTTTCCGTCTGCGCTGTACCCATGAGGTTGAGGACCTGGGCCGCGGCCAATGGCAGATCGTCATCACCGAGATCCCCTATCAGGTCCAGAAATCCAAGCTGATCGAAAAGATCGCGGAGCTGATCCAGACCAAGAAGATCCCTATTCTGGGTGATGTGCGCGATGAGTCGGCGGAGGATATCCGCATCATTCTTGAGCCGAAGTCCAAGAATGTGGACCCCGAAGTGCTGATGAACATGATGTTCCGCAACTCGGATCTGGAAATTCGCTTCAGCCTCAACATGAACGTCCTGATCGACGGCGTCACGCCCAAGGTCTGTTCGATGAAGGAGGTGTTGCGCGCCTTCCTTGATCACCGTCGCGATGTCTTGCAGCGCCGCTCGCAGCACCGGATGGATAAGATCGATCACCGTCTTGAGGTGCTCGAAGGCTTCATTATCGCCTTCCTCAATCTGGATCGCGTCATTGATATCATTCGCTATGACGATGATCCTAAGGCCGCGTTGATGCGGGAGGACTGGTCGCTGGATCACCCGCGCGCCTATACCGAAGCTGACTACATTTCGCCCGCTATCGGTGCGGGGGAGTTGAGCGAAGTGCAGGCCGAGGCGATTCTCAACATGCGCCTGCGCAGTTTGCGCCGCTTGGAAGAGATCGAATTGGTGCGCGAACGTGACGCCCTGCGCGACGAACGCGCCGGGCTGGTTGAATTGTTGGCATCAGAAGATCTGCAATGGTCCCGCATCGCGGAACAACTGAAGGACACCAAAAAGCAGTTCGGAAAAACCTATGAGGGCGGCCCGCGCCGCACCCGCTTTGCCGAGGCGGGAGAGGTCGAAGAGGTTCCGCTGGAAGCCATGATCGACCGCGAGCCGATCACTGTGGTTTGCTCACAAATGGGCTGGATCCGCGCGATGACCGGCCATATCGACCTGGGGCGCGAATTAAAGTTCAAGGATGGCGACGGCCCCCGCTTCATCTTCCACGCCGAAACCACGGACCGATTGCTGGTTTTTGCCTCCAATGGACGGTTTTACACGATTTCCGCGTCCAATCTGCCCGGCGGGCGTGGCATGGGAGAGCCTCTGCGGCTGATGGTTGATCTGCCGAATGAAGTCGAAATCGTTGATATCCTGATCCACAACCCGGAAGGCCGCCTGCTGGTCGCTTCTGATGCGGGCAATGGCTTTATCTGTGCCGAGAAAGATATCGTCGCCCAGACCCGCAGTGGCAAACAGGTGCTGAACGTCAAAGACGACGACCGCGCCAAGATCTGTATCCCGGTGACGGGCGACCACGTTGCGGTGGTGTCCGAGAACGGCAAATTCTTGGTCTTCGCAGTCGAGGAAATGCCGGAACTGACCCGAGGCAAAGGCGTGCGTCTGCAGAAATACAATATGGCGCGTGGCAAGCAGGGGTCGTTGGAACTGGATGGCGGGCTGAGCGATGTCACCACCTTCAACTGGGATGATGGCCTCAGTTGGGAAATGGGTGGCGGTAAGACGCGGCACGAAACTGACTTGGGGCAATGGCTGGGCAAACGCGCCGGTATCGGCAAGCGGCCGCCGTATGGGTTCCCGCGCAATTACAAATTCAAATAG
- the rplK gene encoding 50S ribosomal protein L11: MAKKLVGTMKLQVPAGKANPSPPVGPALGQRGINIMEFCKAFNAKTADMEPGAPCPTVITYYQDKSFTMDIKTPPASYYLKKAAKVKSGANNPSRETVGTVSVAQVKEIAEAKMKDLNANDIDAAMQIILGSARSMGIEVK, from the coding sequence ATGGCTAAGAAGCTTGTTGGCACAATGAAGCTGCAAGTGCCCGCCGGTAAGGCAAACCCATCCCCGCCGGTCGGTCCGGCACTGGGTCAGCGCGGCATCAACATCATGGAATTCTGCAAGGCGTTCAACGCCAAGACTGCAGACATGGAGCCCGGCGCACCGTGCCCGACCGTGATCACCTACTATCAGGACAAGTCCTTCACCATGGACATCAAGACGCCGCCCGCGTCTTATTACCTGAAGAAGGCCGCTAAGGTGAAATCCGGCGCGAACAACCCGTCGCGTGAAACCGTTGGCACCGTCAGCGTCGCTCAGGTGAAAGAAATCGCCGAAGCGAAAATGAAAGATCTGAACGCGAACGACATCGACGCCGCAATGCAGATCATCCTGGGCTCTGCCCGCTCCATGGGCATCGAGGTGAAGTAA
- a CDS encoding twin transmembrane helix small protein, with amino-acid sequence MGDPLYILAIAAIAATVIVLVIGIGGFGAGGAFNARNANKMMRLRILFQFLAVVFILGYVYLRTQGGQ; translated from the coding sequence ATGGGCGACCCGCTCTACATCCTGGCGATTGCTGCAATCGCAGCAACTGTCATCGTGCTGGTGATCGGCATTGGTGGATTTGGCGCCGGTGGTGCCTTCAATGCCAGAAATGCAAATAAGATGATGCGGCTGCGCATCCTGTTTCAATTTCTCGCCGTGGTGTTCATCCTTGGCTATGTCTATCTTCGCACCCAGGGAGGTCAGTGA
- a CDS encoding lysophospholipid acyltransferase family protein has protein sequence MSLRKKIADSPKVNRTVETLLAGYVRFAYRTSRWERRGFEEMDACVASGKPVIFVLWHQRLIMAPYLFDTSLGRICALTSAARAGRLAGQILVRLGFETIPMSSHKRHVALSREVLRRTKEGCSIGIAADGPRGPARVSSGVPITWARMTGCRVFTVAFAEKKVMKLPTWDQQMLPLPFSRGVLLCQEWTEEVPKKPTDEEFERLRQSIETSLDTITDAADAATGRSDEDAKTQVS, from the coding sequence GTGAGCCTGCGTAAGAAAATCGCCGACAGCCCGAAGGTGAATCGCACCGTCGAGACCCTATTGGCTGGCTATGTACGATTCGCCTATCGCACCTCGCGCTGGGAGCGTCGGGGGTTTGAGGAGATGGATGCCTGCGTCGCATCGGGGAAGCCGGTGATCTTCGTACTCTGGCACCAGCGGCTGATCATGGCCCCCTATCTGTTTGACACCTCTCTGGGCCGCATTTGCGCGCTGACGTCTGCCGCCCGCGCCGGACGGCTGGCGGGGCAAATTTTGGTGCGATTGGGGTTTGAGACCATCCCGATGTCCAGTCACAAACGCCACGTCGCGCTATCCCGCGAAGTGCTGCGCCGCACCAAGGAAGGATGCTCGATCGGCATCGCCGCCGACGGACCAAGAGGCCCGGCCCGTGTATCCTCCGGCGTGCCTATCACTTGGGCGCGGATGACCGGATGTCGTGTGTTCACCGTCGCTTTTGCCGAGAAGAAGGTGATGAAGCTGCCGACCTGGGACCAGCAGATGCTGCCGCTGCCGTTTTCGCGTGGTGTTCTCCTCTGTCAGGAATGGACAGAGGAAGTGCCCAAAAAGCCCACCGACGAAGAATTCGAAAGGCTGCGCCAAAGCATTGAAACCTCATTGGACACAATCACTGATGCGGCGGATGCTGCCACCGGTCGAAGTGATGAGGATGCGAAGACGCAAGTGAGTTGA
- the tuf gene encoding elongation factor Tu, which produces MAKEKFERTKPHVNIGTIGHVDHGKTTLTAAITKYFGDFKAYDQIDGAPEEKARGITISTAHVEYETEGRHYAHVDCPGHADYVKNMITGAAQMDGAILVVNAADGPMPQTREHILLGRQVGIPKMVVFMNKVDQVDDEELLELVEMEIRELLSSYDYPGDDIPIIAGSALAAMEGNKPEIGEEKIKELMAAVDDYIDTPERAVDQPFLMPIEDVFSISGRGTVVTGRVERGVINVGDSIEIVGIRDTSTTTCTGVEMFRKLLDRGEAGDNIGALLRGVDRDGVERGQVLCKPGSVKPHTKFEAEAYILTKEEGGRHTPFFANYRPQFYFRTTDVTGTVTLPEGTEMVMPGDNLKFDVELIAPIAMEQGLRFAIREGGRTVGAGVVSKITE; this is translated from the coding sequence ATGGCTAAGGAAAAGTTTGAACGTACAAAACCGCACGTCAACATCGGCACCATCGGCCACGTTGACCACGGCAAGACCACGCTGACCGCAGCGATCACCAAGTATTTTGGTGACTTCAAAGCCTACGACCAGATCGACGGCGCACCTGAAGAGAAAGCGCGCGGGATCACCATCTCGACCGCGCACGTGGAATATGAGACCGAAGGCCGTCACTACGCCCACGTCGACTGCCCTGGCCACGCTGACTATGTGAAGAACATGATCACCGGTGCGGCGCAGATGGACGGCGCGATCCTGGTTGTGAACGCTGCTGACGGCCCGATGCCGCAGACCCGTGAGCACATCCTCTTGGGCCGCCAGGTTGGCATCCCGAAGATGGTCGTGTTCATGAACAAAGTGGACCAGGTTGACGACGAAGAGCTCCTGGAGCTGGTCGAAATGGAAATCCGCGAGCTGCTGTCGTCCTACGACTACCCCGGCGACGATATCCCGATCATCGCAGGTTCCGCTCTGGCGGCGATGGAAGGCAACAAGCCTGAAATCGGCGAAGAGAAAATCAAGGAGCTGATGGCGGCTGTTGACGATTACATCGACACCCCTGAGCGCGCTGTTGACCAGCCGTTCCTGATGCCGATCGAAGACGTGTTCTCGATCTCTGGCCGTGGTACCGTTGTGACCGGTCGTGTTGAGCGCGGCGTGATCAACGTTGGCGACTCGATCGAAATCGTTGGTATCCGTGACACCTCCACCACCACCTGTACCGGTGTGGAAATGTTCCGCAAGCTGCTGGATCGTGGTGAAGCAGGCGACAACATCGGCGCACTGCTGCGCGGTGTTGACCGTGACGGCGTTGAGCGTGGTCAGGTTCTGTGTAAGCCGGGTTCCGTGAAGCCGCACACCAAGTTCGAAGCTGAGGCCTATATCCTCACCAAAGAAGAAGGTGGTCGTCACACCCCGTTCTTTGCGAACTACCGTCCGCAGTTCTACTTCCGCACCACCGACGTGACCGGCACCGTGACCCTGCCTGAGGGCACCGAGATGGTTATGCCGGGCGACAACCTGAAGTTCGACGTTGAACTGATCGCGCCGATCGCGATGGAGCAGGGCCTGCGCTTCGCGATCCGCGAAGGCGGCCGCACCGTCGGCGCCGGCGTTGTGTCCAAAATCACTGAGTAA
- a CDS encoding DUF6525 family protein, protein MIGNCGQTSLKRKPRRGNPMQDYDCLPRDLRRWISSAVLPWSARSVHRTFNKALARTGNRALAFSELNLIQRKLMVKDAQKIWGSSHPDAASPKR, encoded by the coding sequence ATGATTGGAAACTGCGGTCAAACCAGCCTGAAACGTAAGCCACGCCGTGGAAACCCGATGCAGGATTACGACTGCCTCCCCCGAGACCTGCGCCGCTGGATCTCATCCGCTGTCCTGCCTTGGAGCGCGAGGTCCGTTCATCGCACCTTCAACAAGGCGCTGGCCCGCACAGGGAATAGAGCGCTCGCATTCAGTGAATTGAACCTGATCCAGCGGAAACTTATGGTGAAGGATGCACAAAAGATCTGGGGATCATCTCACCCCGATGCCGCCTCACCTAAACGATAA
- a CDS encoding O-linked N-acetylglucosamine transferase, SPINDLY family protein produces MTLAQNDPQATGLSQTTPAGAATQREAQATPPLTMQISGKLSGRGHARPQQAEAKLDPELQEQLTALFQHGHHQQAAARCAELLNSHRKSAFLWELLGRCHLAQTALDEAATCLNKACELNPTSATTFAAMGDVYRRQNRPEDAVALYKKALSLDSTCLPALNNLGNTLLDQDRIIEADQCFASAIDQAPDNAQLLYNRANIQRQLGNLGIARDLYGRAARFAPGFLEARYNLAQLTGMVGERVEAIRNLEQILLARPNDDRARALKLRLMADLCDWRWLDEYQDHRRHLGLRGSACAPQAQIGLEDNPDLLRIRMQAHASAGLQADPAPQRPRPETRPQQLRIGYFVSSTQDLDALRLLDSLLARHDQSRFALYAYTASAPRADLVGVLHRDIRGLSPTTIKTQAVADQLDIAIDLTSYAQEADATVFSARIAPVQIAMPGFPGTMGTPAYDYIVGDAVTCPPGSERYFEEHLIRLPHSYQSVSGPLDLSGHQFSRRDCGLPDEAFVFCSFSASHAITPREFDIWMRLLTKIGGSVLWLADHPEEAQAALRQAAGDRHVDPDRLIFARSCTGEERMARSMVADLFLDSFTINAGPAARDALVAGLPVLTMAGRQFAARTTASLLAAAGMEELQTTTPQGYEARALELAGDRDQLMALRSKLRLMQSKAPLFNTAGYMQDLERGLDIVFARHCDALPPQHVAVPAEDFMPKPPVDSLPRGKVTTPPIHAA; encoded by the coding sequence ATGACCCTCGCACAGAACGATCCACAGGCAACCGGCCTGAGCCAAACCACCCCAGCAGGTGCCGCCACCCAGCGCGAAGCGCAGGCAACCCCACCGCTGACCATGCAAATTTCCGGCAAGCTTTCCGGGCGCGGCCACGCGCGACCACAGCAGGCGGAAGCCAAATTGGATCCGGAGCTGCAAGAGCAGCTGACTGCGCTGTTTCAGCACGGACACCATCAGCAGGCTGCAGCCCGATGCGCCGAACTGCTGAACAGTCATCGGAAATCTGCATTCCTGTGGGAACTGCTCGGCCGTTGCCATCTGGCACAAACCGCGCTGGATGAGGCTGCGACCTGCCTCAACAAAGCTTGCGAACTGAATCCGACCTCGGCCACAACCTTTGCTGCGATGGGGGATGTTTACCGTCGCCAGAACCGTCCGGAGGATGCAGTCGCCCTCTACAAGAAAGCACTGTCGCTTGATTCGACCTGCCTGCCTGCACTCAACAATCTAGGCAATACACTGCTAGATCAGGATCGTATTATTGAGGCGGACCAATGCTTTGCCAGTGCGATTGACCAGGCGCCGGACAACGCTCAGCTGCTCTACAACCGCGCCAATATCCAGCGCCAGCTTGGCAATCTGGGCATCGCCCGTGATCTCTATGGACGGGCCGCACGATTTGCGCCGGGTTTTCTGGAGGCACGCTATAATCTAGCGCAGCTTACCGGCATGGTCGGCGAAAGGGTTGAGGCGATCCGCAATCTGGAACAGATCCTGCTGGCCCGCCCAAATGATGATCGTGCCCGCGCCCTGAAGCTGCGCCTGATGGCCGATCTTTGCGATTGGCGCTGGCTGGATGAATATCAGGATCACCGTCGCCATCTAGGGTTACGCGGCTCAGCGTGTGCGCCGCAGGCTCAGATCGGCCTCGAAGATAACCCCGACCTCCTGCGCATTAGGATGCAGGCCCATGCCAGCGCAGGGCTGCAGGCGGATCCGGCGCCGCAACGCCCTCGTCCAGAAACGCGTCCTCAGCAACTTCGTATCGGCTACTTTGTCAGCTCAACTCAGGATCTGGACGCGCTGCGACTGCTCGACAGTCTGCTAGCACGCCACGACCAGAGCCGATTCGCCTTGTATGCCTACACCGCGAGCGCGCCGCGCGCAGATCTTGTCGGCGTCCTACACCGTGACATTCGCGGACTGTCACCTACCACAATCAAGACACAGGCGGTGGCGGATCAGCTGGACATTGCAATTGATCTGACCAGCTATGCACAAGAGGCTGATGCAACCGTATTCTCGGCCCGTATTGCACCGGTTCAAATCGCGATGCCCGGCTTCCCCGGCACCATGGGCACCCCCGCCTACGATTATATTGTAGGGGATGCGGTCACCTGCCCGCCTGGCAGTGAGCGGTATTTCGAGGAACATCTGATTCGCTTGCCGCACAGCTACCAGAGTGTTTCAGGCCCGCTAGATTTGTCCGGACATCAATTCAGCCGTCGCGATTGCGGTCTACCGGATGAGGCCTTTGTGTTCTGCAGTTTCTCTGCCAGCCACGCGATAACCCCGCGTGAGTTCGACATCTGGATGCGCCTGCTGACCAAGATCGGCGGCAGCGTGCTTTGGCTGGCAGATCACCCCGAAGAGGCGCAGGCAGCGCTTCGCCAAGCCGCAGGCGATCGCCACGTCGACCCCGATCGCCTGATCTTTGCGCGATCCTGCACCGGAGAGGAGCGGATGGCCCGCAGCATGGTTGCGGATCTCTTCCTCGACAGTTTCACCATAAATGCCGGTCCTGCGGCCCGTGATGCGCTGGTTGCCGGGCTACCTGTGCTGACGATGGCCGGTCGCCAGTTCGCTGCACGCACCACCGCCAGTCTGCTGGCCGCCGCCGGAATGGAGGAATTGCAGACGACGACGCCCCAGGGCTATGAGGCGCGCGCCCTGGAACTGGCCGGAGATCGCGACCAGTTGATGGCGCTTCGCAGCAAGCTGCGTCTGATGCAATCCAAGGCCCCGCTGTTCAATACCGCTGGCTACATGCAGGATCTGGAACGGGGGTTGGACATTGTATTCGCACGTCACTGCGACGCCCTCCCGCCACAGCACGTGGCGGTCCCAGCCGAGGATTTTATGCCCAAACCGCCCGTCGACAGTCTGCCCCGCGGGAAGGTCACCACACCGCCCATTCACGCGGCCTGA
- a CDS encoding SH3 domain-containing protein, whose product MSRFVIASFLFLGWGFYEASGGADFEPPKGPSAAVNIAKAAFGSDSSPSTASIRSTEVTAESLISKVALRVPQSDTTQAANTKPARPAADPALRSRVAMEQIAAVGAGLSNSDTAFSATTTSQASFQTSPATSGAVQLASLTDGLSTQPLVQAALESEPQDIVEPAADIRSITATRVNMRSGPGTVYPIVDRLSNGEEVAVFEDIGTGWLHLRTVKDGKVGWIAASLVSQKRP is encoded by the coding sequence ATGTCACGCTTTGTTATTGCATCGTTTCTGTTTTTGGGCTGGGGATTTTACGAGGCCAGTGGCGGCGCAGATTTTGAACCGCCGAAGGGTCCTTCAGCCGCAGTTAATATCGCCAAGGCCGCGTTTGGCAGCGACAGCAGCCCATCGACTGCATCCATCCGCAGCACTGAGGTAACAGCCGAGTCGCTGATCAGCAAGGTGGCCCTGCGCGTCCCGCAGAGTGATACGACACAAGCGGCAAACACGAAACCGGCCCGACCAGCCGCCGACCCCGCGCTGCGCTCTCGGGTCGCGATGGAGCAGATCGCCGCTGTCGGCGCAGGCCTTAGCAACAGTGATACAGCATTTTCGGCCACCACAACCTCTCAGGCGAGCTTCCAAACGTCTCCTGCAACATCTGGTGCGGTACAGCTGGCCTCGCTCACCGACGGGCTATCGACACAACCACTGGTCCAGGCCGCGCTTGAGAGCGAGCCGCAGGACATCGTCGAGCCAGCCGCTGACATTCGCTCCATCACGGCGACGCGCGTCAATATGCGCTCCGGCCCGGGCACGGTGTATCCAATCGTTGACCGGCTGAGCAACGGTGAAGAAGTTGCGGTATTTGAAGATATCGGCACCGGCTGGCTGCACCTGCGCACCGTAAAAGACGGCAAAGTTGGCTGGATTGCCGCTTCCCTGGTGAGCCAGAAACGCCCATAA
- the nusG gene encoding transcription termination/antitermination protein NusG gives MAKRWYSVSVLSNFEKKIAEQIRTSVAEQGLEDEIDEVLVPTEEVIEIRRGKKVSTERRFMPGYVLVHMEMSDRGYHLISSINRVTGFLGPQGRPMPMRDAEVQGILGRVQEGEEAPRTLISFEVGEKVKVNDGPFEDFDGMVEGVDDDNQKLKVTVSIFGRETPVELDFTQVTKQG, from the coding sequence ATGGCGAAACGGTGGTATTCGGTCAGCGTTCTTTCGAACTTCGAAAAGAAAATCGCAGAGCAGATCCGTACGTCGGTCGCAGAACAAGGCCTTGAGGACGAGATCGACGAAGTTCTGGTTCCCACCGAAGAGGTGATCGAGATCCGTCGCGGCAAGAAAGTCTCGACCGAGCGTCGCTTCATGCCGGGTTACGTGTTGGTCCACATGGAAATGTCCGACCGCGGCTATCACCTGATTTCTTCGATCAACCGTGTGACCGGCTTCCTCGGCCCGCAAGGCCGCCCGATGCCGATGCGCGACGCAGAGGTGCAGGGTATCCTCGGTCGTGTTCAGGAAGGCGAAGAGGCACCGCGCACGCTCATTTCCTTTGAGGTCGGTGAAAAGGTCAAAGTCAACGACGGTCCGTTCGAAGATTTTGACGGCATGGTTGAGGGTGTCGACGACGACAATCAAAAGCTCAAGGTCACCGTGTCCATCTTCGGCCGCGAAACCCCGGTGGAGCTGGACTTCACACAGGTGACCAAGCAGGGGTGA
- the secE gene encoding preprotein translocase subunit SecE, with product MATTNPVQFIQQVRAEVSKVVWPTRREVLLTTVMVFVMAALTAVFFAIVDILIRFGLEGILGMFG from the coding sequence ATGGCCACCACCAACCCCGTCCAGTTTATTCAGCAGGTTCGCGCCGAAGTTTCCAAGGTCGTCTGGCCGACCCGCCGTGAGGTGCTGCTGACCACCGTGATGGTGTTTGTCATGGCGGCGCTGACGGCCGTGTTCTTCGCCATTGTGGATATTCTGATCCGCTTTGGGCTTGAGGGCATCTTGGGCATGTTCGGCTAA